A single region of the Acidobacteriota bacterium genome encodes:
- a CDS encoding CRTAC1 family protein produces MPLKPHALATVLLITMAGFLSCAEDPRIGRGGEPVTSHAPATPAEPAAFHERAAEVGLIFRHQNGARGRYLLPEIMGSGAALFDVDGDGDLDAYLVQGADLRPAANAAGSPTRDRLFRNELAETGELGFVDATEDSGIEEAGYGMGVAAGDFDGDGQVDLYVTNLGPNRLWRNVGNGRFEDVTAVAGADDPRWSVPAAFFDYDGNGTLDLFIANYVDFNLGSHTLCTFGSGEPDYCSPKTYRAEPDRLLHNLGDGQFEQTTDRAGLASEFGNGLGAVPADLDLDGRLDLYVANDGMPNQMWMNRGGGRFENRALFGGSAVNRRGEAEAGMGVDAGDLDGDGDEDLYVTHITGETSTLYLNDGDGLFTDAGMPAGLDTPSLPMTGFGTGWIDFDNDGDLDLLAVNGAVRRLDRARSGEAAATRAAAGSDHERRFGQPNQLFRNLGDGRFEDASSLGGPAFAAYEVSRGASFGDVDNDGDTDVLITNNNGPARLLLNLVGQDNGWIGLRLVTADGDRDAIGSLVRVVLDDGRTITRRVRTAMSYASSSDPRVLIGLGSAEVEDVQISWLGGADESFGALPPLTYHELRQGESRR; encoded by the coding sequence ATGCCGCTGAAACCCCACGCGCTCGCTACGGTCCTCCTGATCACGATGGCCGGGTTCCTTAGCTGCGCCGAAGACCCACGGATCGGCCGCGGCGGGGAACCGGTGACTTCGCACGCACCAGCGACCCCGGCGGAGCCTGCCGCCTTCCACGAACGGGCCGCCGAAGTCGGCCTCATCTTCCGGCACCAAAACGGCGCCCGCGGCCGCTACCTGCTGCCCGAGATCATGGGCTCGGGCGCGGCGCTCTTCGATGTCGACGGCGACGGCGACCTCGACGCGTACCTGGTTCAGGGAGCCGATCTGCGGCCGGCCGCCAACGCGGCCGGCTCACCCACCCGTGACCGCCTGTTTCGCAACGAACTGGCCGAAACCGGCGAACTGGGCTTCGTCGACGCAACAGAGGACTCCGGCATCGAAGAGGCGGGCTACGGCATGGGCGTCGCCGCCGGAGACTTCGACGGGGACGGCCAGGTCGATCTCTACGTGACGAACCTGGGCCCCAACCGGCTCTGGCGGAACGTAGGCAATGGCCGCTTCGAGGACGTGACAGCCGTGGCAGGAGCCGACGATCCCAGGTGGAGCGTTCCGGCCGCCTTCTTCGACTACGACGGCAACGGCACGCTCGACCTGTTCATTGCCAACTACGTCGACTTCAACCTCGGCAGCCACACGCTCTGCACCTTCGGCAGCGGCGAGCCGGACTACTGCAGCCCGAAGACCTACCGCGCCGAGCCGGACCGTCTTTTACACAACCTCGGCGACGGGCAGTTCGAACAGACGACGGATCGCGCCGGCCTCGCCAGCGAGTTCGGCAACGGCCTCGGCGCGGTGCCGGCCGACCTCGACCTCGACGGCCGGCTCGATCTCTACGTCGCCAACGACGGCATGCCGAACCAGATGTGGATGAACCGTGGTGGCGGCCGCTTCGAGAACCGGGCCCTGTTCGGCGGCTCGGCGGTCAATCGCCGCGGCGAGGCCGAGGCGGGCATGGGCGTCGATGCCGGTGACCTGGATGGGGACGGCGACGAGGATCTCTACGTGACCCACATCACGGGAGAGACGAGCACCCTCTACCTGAACGACGGCGACGGCCTGTTCACCGACGCCGGCATGCCCGCCGGCCTGGACACTCCCAGTCTGCCGATGACCGGCTTCGGCACCGGCTGGATCGACTTCGACAACGACGGCGACCTCGACCTCCTGGCGGTGAACGGCGCCGTGCGGCGCCTGGATCGCGCCCGCTCCGGCGAGGCCGCGGCCACGCGCGCGGCCGCCGGCAGTGACCACGAGCGGCGCTTCGGCCAACCGAACCAGCTCTTCCGCAACCTGGGCGACGGTCGCTTCGAAGATGCGTCGTCGCTTGGGGGACCGGCCTTCGCGGCCTATGAGGTCTCCCGTGGAGCCTCCTTCGGCGACGTCGACAACGACGGAGACACGGACGTTCTCATCACGAACAACAACGGACCGGCGCGGCTGCTGCTCAACCTGGTCGGCCAGGACAACGGCTGGATCGGTCTCCGCCTGGTCACCGCGGACGGCGACCGAGACGCCATCGGAAGCCTGGTCCGTGTCGTGCTGGACGACGGTCGGACGATCACGCGCCGGGTCCGCACAGCGATGAGCTACGCCTCGTCAAGCGATCCACGCGTGCTGATCGGACTCGGGTCCGCGGAAGTCGAGGACGTCCAGATCTCCTGGCTTGGCGGCGCCGACGAGTCCTTCGGAGCACTCCCGCCGCTCACCTACCACGAACTCCGCCAGGGAGAGAGCCGACGATGA